A part of Pseudomonas sp. MYb118 genomic DNA contains:
- a CDS encoding TetR/AcrR family transcriptional regulator: MDEQKALKVMRELVDSNQLTDPDSARGKLLQVAAHLFRNKGFERTTVRDLAGAVGIQSGSIFHHFKSKDEILRAVMEETIRYNTALMRAALAEAGSVRERVLALIRCELQSIMGGSGEAMAVLVYEWRSLSEDGQAQVLALRDIYEELWLQVLGEAKEAGFIRGDVFITRRFLTGALSWTTTWFRPGGSLSPDQLAEEALILVLQGQQ; this comes from the coding sequence GTGGATGAGCAAAAAGCCCTGAAGGTCATGCGCGAGCTGGTCGACAGCAACCAGTTGACCGACCCGGACAGCGCCCGTGGCAAGCTGCTGCAAGTGGCCGCTCACCTGTTTCGCAACAAGGGTTTCGAACGCACGACCGTGCGCGATCTGGCCGGTGCCGTGGGCATCCAGTCGGGCAGTATTTTTCATCACTTCAAGAGCAAGGACGAAATCCTGCGGGCGGTGATGGAAGAAACCATCCGCTACAACACCGCGTTGATGCGCGCTGCGCTGGCTGAAGCCGGCAGTGTGCGCGAGCGGGTGCTGGCGCTGATCCGTTGCGAATTGCAGTCGATCATGGGCGGCAGCGGCGAAGCCATGGCGGTGCTGGTGTATGAGTGGCGATCACTGTCCGAGGACGGGCAGGCGCAGGTGCTGGCGCTGCGCGACATCTATGAAGAACTGTGGCTGCAAGTGCTGGGGGAGGCCAAGGAGGCGGGATTCATTCGCGGGGATGTGTTCATCACGCGGCGTTTTCTCACCGGTGCGCTGTCCTGGACCACCACCTGGTTTCGCCCCGGCGGCAGCCTGAGCCCCGATCAGTTGGCCGAAGAAGCGTTGATTCTGGTACTGCAAGGGCAACAATAG
- a CDS encoding substrate-binding periplasmic protein: protein MSSPIRTASRLLLAALGALWVLPAPAAQLVRVGAAHFPPYTVRPETGADTGLLPQLVEALNASQKEYQFVLVPTSIPRRFGDFKQGRVDMAIFENPGWGWKDIPHTSVDMGLEDAEIFVAQRLPHRQQDYFADLVGKRLALFSGYHYEFSSFNADPKFLAQNYNATLTYSHDSNLLMVLRGRADIALVTRSYLSDYLLRNDKVGDQLLVSERIDQIYHHYAILRPAAPISGEAFARLLQGLRDNGQMLKIFDPYKIAVVPVPSN, encoded by the coding sequence ATGTCTTCGCCAATTCGGACGGCCTCGCGGCTTTTGCTGGCGGCGCTTGGGGCATTGTGGGTGTTGCCGGCTCCGGCCGCACAACTGGTACGCGTCGGTGCCGCGCATTTCCCGCCTTATACCGTGCGCCCGGAAACCGGCGCCGACACCGGCTTGCTGCCGCAACTGGTGGAAGCGCTCAACGCCTCGCAGAAGGAATACCAGTTCGTGCTGGTGCCCACCTCCATTCCGCGCCGCTTTGGTGACTTCAAGCAGGGCCGGGTGGACATGGCGATTTTCGAGAACCCCGGCTGGGGCTGGAAAGACATCCCCCACACCAGTGTCGACATGGGCCTGGAAGACGCCGAGATTTTTGTCGCGCAACGCCTGCCTCATCGTCAGCAGGATTATTTCGCCGACCTGGTCGGTAAACGCCTGGCGCTGTTCAGCGGCTATCACTACGAGTTTTCCAGTTTCAACGCCGACCCGAAATTCCTCGCGCAGAACTACAACGCCACGCTGACCTACTCCCACGACAGCAACCTGCTGATGGTGCTGCGCGGGCGCGCCGACATTGCCTTGGTCACTCGCTCGTACCTCAGCGATTACCTGCTGCGCAACGACAAGGTCGGTGATCAGTTGCTGGTGTCCGAGCGTATCGACCAGATCTATCACCATTACGCCATTCTGCGTCCGGCAGCCCCGATCAGCGGGGAGGCGTTCGCCCGGTTGCTGCAAGGCCTGCGCGACAACGGCCAGATGTTGAAGATTTTCGATCCCTACAAGATCGCCGTGGTGCCGGTGCCGAGCAACTGA
- a CDS encoding GNAT family N-acetyltransferase: MPELNDLTTLALPTGQRLVAQESENRLSLSLDTQPLISLHLNREPALQLRVESRADTQALWAANYWLFARDPACQHLIWHLDDAPAQAVLSGLLVPTDVAGQYRCERALFWQLPQPWLGSSLTGSYPQQMVLSAGKRHPLRPVKPRGEVYRRFDTRLGAWISLRTVDIELDLARFNRWQNSSRVANFWQEEGSLEQHREYLEKLAADPHTVTLLGCFDDEPFAYFEAYWAKEDRIAPFYDAGDYDRGIHMLVGEEHHRGPHKVASWLSALTHYLFLDDPRTQRVVAEPRADNAKMIGYMQGQRFYCEKEFDFPHKRAALMVLGRGRFFERCSLA, from the coding sequence ATGCCCGAATTGAATGACCTGACCACCCTGGCGCTGCCGACGGGCCAGCGCCTTGTCGCGCAGGAAAGCGAAAACCGCCTGAGCCTGAGCCTCGATACGCAGCCGCTGATCAGCCTGCACCTGAATCGCGAACCCGCATTGCAACTGCGTGTCGAGTCGCGTGCTGACACCCAGGCCCTGTGGGCCGCCAATTATTGGCTGTTCGCCCGCGACCCGGCCTGCCAGCACCTGATCTGGCACCTCGATGATGCACCGGCCCAGGCCGTGCTCAGCGGCTTGTTGGTGCCGACCGATGTCGCCGGCCAATACCGCTGCGAACGCGCGTTGTTCTGGCAACTGCCACAACCCTGGCTGGGCAGTTCCTTGACCGGCAGTTATCCACAACAGATGGTGCTCAGCGCCGGCAAGCGTCATCCGTTGCGTCCGGTGAAACCCCGTGGCGAAGTCTATCGGCGTTTCGATACCCGGCTGGGGGCGTGGATTTCCCTGCGCACCGTGGACATCGAACTGGACCTGGCGCGCTTCAACCGCTGGCAGAACAGTTCACGGGTGGCCAACTTCTGGCAGGAGGAGGGCAGCCTCGAGCAACATCGCGAGTACCTGGAAAAACTCGCGGCCGATCCGCATACGGTGACGTTGCTTGGCTGTTTCGACGATGAGCCGTTCGCCTACTTCGAGGCCTACTGGGCCAAGGAAGACCGGATCGCGCCGTTCTATGACGCGGGCGACTACGACCGTGGCATCCACATGCTGGTGGGCGAAGAACATCACCGCGGCCCGCACAAGGTGGCCAGCTGGTTATCGGCGCTGACGCATTACCTGTTTCTCGACGACCCGCGCACCCAGCGTGTGGTCGCCGAGCCTCGCGCCGACAACGCGAAGATGATCGGCTACATGCAGGGCCAGCGTTTTTACTGCGAGAAGGAATTCGACTTTCCGCACAAGCGGGCGGCGTTGATGGTGTTGGGGCGGGGGCGGTTTTTTGAGCGGTGTAGTTTGGCTTGA
- a CDS encoding RNA polymerase factor sigma-70: MTEQVSTSTCDSPLLQAFVDNRVILVKIAARITGCRSRAEDVVQDAFFRLQSAPPITSSIKAQLSYLFQIVRNLAIDHYRKQALEQKYSGPEEEGLNVVIQGASPETSHINFSTLENIADALTELPARTRYAFEMYRLHGVPQKDIAKELGVSPTLVNFMIRDALVHCRKVSGSRVAARR; this comes from the coding sequence ATGACGGAACAAGTATCGACAAGCACGTGCGATTCACCGCTACTTCAGGCATTCGTCGACAATCGAGTGATACTGGTCAAGATTGCCGCGCGTATCACCGGCTGCCGGTCGCGTGCCGAAGATGTGGTTCAGGATGCGTTCTTCCGCCTGCAATCGGCGCCGCCGATCACCTCCTCGATCAAGGCCCAACTGAGTTATCTGTTCCAGATCGTGCGCAACCTGGCCATTGATCACTACCGCAAGCAGGCGTTGGAGCAGAAGTATTCCGGGCCGGAAGAGGAGGGACTGAATGTGGTGATTCAAGGCGCCTCACCCGAAACCTCGCACATCAACTTCTCGACCCTGGAAAACATCGCCGACGCCCTGACGGAGCTCCCGGCCCGCACCCGCTATGCCTTCGAGATGTACCGCCTGCACGGCGTGCCGCAAAAGGACATCGCCAAGGAACTCGGCGTATCGCCGACCCTGGTCAACTTCATGATTCGCGATGCGCTGGTGCATTGCCGCAAGGTGTCGGGGAGTCGGGTGGCGGCTCGCCGGTAG